The stretch of DNA CCTGGTGTATATTCTGGCACAcaaaattatcattattttaaaatatttcttatgtgaaattaatgttttctgcaaaaaacTAGAgtaagtgctataaaagaaaaacTACATATAACCTCTATGTAAAATGAGCTGTAAAGGCCACCAAAGAGAAATGAAATGCACAATACTTTGGTCTGTTCCTGATGTCGAGGGCAGTGCTTCATCCGAGGCCCTTGACCTCACCAGGGGCCCGTGATGTCTCCGAGGGCCGCTGCTCATTCCCTGTTTATTTGCCATCGTCTTCTGatctttttcttctcatttaaaacaagataTTCTCCAGGTATAAAATTCACTGAGagtttaaacaaaaacatttcagttCAGTTGTTTTGCAATTGCCTCAGAAAAACTGCCTGACATGTCAGATTTAAAAACGAATCCGATGAGGATTTATCATTTGATTCATAAAACAGATCAGCCACTTCTTCAAACGATTCCCTGTTGATATGAATCTCTAATAGCAGGGTGACACTAAACCCGATTCAATGTAAAGcgatattttaaatcattaaattgtGGCTTTTAAATTTCTGTCAGAGGGGAAAGTACATCGAATTAATAGTGATTTGTAATACTTAAAATTACAGCTTTCTAAAAAGACAACACAACGCAGGTATGTtgcttaaaaatgtacttttgcaGCTAAAATAGGTACCTTTAGAAACATCGCGCCAGTTTTCtcttaaattataaatatctaaaaacgCAAAATAGTGGCTACAATCTGTTctcttgtaaaatattttagctACTTGAACGCCAAACATGTGAATGAGCCTGACTCCGGATTTATTCCGTCTCATAGCGCGAGCGGTTTCTAAGCTTCTTCTTCTTTGGTTCCGCGCCTTTGTAGTTTCGCATTAGCGGAGCGCCGCCGCCCTCTAGTGGTGTGGAAAAGTATcgttcatatttacatttacgaGCTTATCAAAAATGTGAAAGCTGATAATACATgtcccatatatatatatatatatatatatatatatatatatatgtatgcatgtataaacAGTGTTGGGTGCAATGCATTACTAAGTAATTCACTACTGTGATTTAATTGCTTTTCCCTAGAAAAAGTAACGTATGATATactcttcatttttttaatgtaatttaattacagttgcTTCTGATGTAACCAgcattaaatataaactatagAACAATACTACATCAAACAATAGTGGATTTAACATCTaatgttaaaatgaatgttttttctccctttaaaTACTTTAGTCAGTTCGAGAATAATTTAAGTAATTGTAtagctattatttattttaacgaATTAAAAGAGAAGTTTCATATCTATCCTTGTATTGCTCAACTGGTCAAGGTTGATATAGCATTTAGAATGTGATTAGCAATTAATAATGCAATACCTAGAGAGAGTAATTAGttctaattacactgttgaagatATAATTAGTATCTAGTAATAATTACGTTTTTAGAGTAATTAACAACACTGTGTATAAACTATGCATGTATTAGacttacaaataaaaatgaatgcaacaaaagcttaaaaattaatctaaatgatatatgaatataatcaaatttattattatataaggTAGTAATTACTCCTCAGTATTACATTAGTAATTATAGTGCATTTGTTCaacattattttgttataaaaaaCGGTGATATACATAAAAGGGacagttatataaaataaacatcacaCATTGAACAGGTCAAATGTTCTGTTATAGACCTGTCTGTGATAACAGGGTTAATGTGCTTATTAAAAGCAAGTACGATTATTTTTTCAGTCCCACATAAACTTGAACATTACATCTTTCATCTTGTCTTTGTAAACGGCATTAAATCGCTGCTCTTGGGCTTCAGTGAACAGATTCTTCCAGTCACCAGCAATTCCTGACAGAGCAAAACAAGACAAGTGACCTCGAGTCAATTTGGCACATCTGGATACAATCACCTGATATTCAATTGAAACAATAGTGTAACGATGCTGTATAAGTTGAAAACTCATTTTACTCACTTGACTTTACATTAACTGTATGATTATACTGTATACTTTACCTTTCCTCATGAACTCAGATTTCTTCTGGTCCATGTATTCTTCTGGAACCAAAGAAAAGTtggacattttgttttgtttcatgctCTTGAAGACGCAGTGGTCAGCAATCTTCTCCGTCACGTCTGGACTCAGAGATTTACCAAGAAACTTGGCAATTTTCTCCACAGATCCTTTCAGATCCTGCCAAAGATTCGTATGATCACATGTTAGGAGCTAAGAAGCACTTTGCAAGgatttcaatattaaaaaaaaaaaaaaaacactgatttttTCCTCAAGGCCAAAGACAAATATCTCCAGAACTACCTAAGCTTTGGTTTTGTGGAATGACAGAAAGTCTATCATTTGTGGTGAGAAACTAGAAAATAATAGAATGGAAAAAAGCTTatgtataataaacaaacaaacaaacaagtgtGTAAATGAGAATTCATATCAAGTTATATTTTGCACTGTAAAAGTTATCAGAGTTTTAATATCTTGGAAAGTACATGTTTACAAACTACTTCATGCCTAagtgcaataataaaataaatataataaaataatgcaacactttacttaaagccttcatgtataatgcattataaaagtaccTTCAATGCAtcaattatgccttgtaatgcaccttataatgcattgtacaatctcttgaataattgtaaccataGTTAATACTTATCAATTCATTGCttcactatgcattttaaattcggttttaattatttatgacaacatataatgtaatacaattataatgcatttaatagCCCTTTATactgcattatacataaaggctttaagtaaagtgttaccaaaattaatTAAGCAAAGAAGGGATGCAGATTTtcttatctgcaagtacagtacAGGAGAAACTTCAGGATGAAAGATGAAAGAAACTGTTTCATTCATGAGCAAGTCCAAGTAGTTTACCTACAATATTTCAAGGTTATAGAAACCTATGTACTCTGCTGCACATGTAGTAAAAATAAAGCAATGAAGTGAAGCTGCACGTTCAGTTCTGCTTACAGCGATCATCTCCTCGtagaaaatatacagtatggATTCCTTTTCTTCAGCGTTAATCCAGCCTTTGACATGATCAAACCAGGACCCGAACATGACTGTGGATAAAAGACATCATGCTTAAAAGCTCAAATCATTCCTTTACAGAGCAAAGACATTCACAATCTGTAATCTCAATATGCAAAAGCATATTCCAGCTGATATCTTGCTTGCTAACAACTATGcatgagaacagaaaatatTGCACGCCTTACTTTTGTACTTCGGTTTATGTTCGCTCTATTACGATGCTCATTGAAACATATTTaacatgcaaatgtaaaagAGAGCATACTTTTTCCATCGAGGAACTTCTCCATGAACTCGTCTTGGGTTCCTGGGTTCACCAGGTATGAGGCCATTCCATAGTAGTGATATGAGGACGTGAACACGTCTTTCGGGTTACGCATGACATAAAGAACCTGAAGCACACAATAATCtgaatgcatttaattaaacagCGCACAGTGTGATTTATTCAGTGGGTTTTTACCCTGGGCTTTGTTTTGAAGTAAGACTCGTTCATCATGTAGTGATGGAAGTGAGTCGCAAAGACGCGTGGAGAAGGTCTCTGCTCCAGATTGAGCAGGATCGCCCGGTGCTCCTCCAGCCATGGCACTCGGTCCCAGTTTGGCACCGTCAGCACCGGAGTCAGATCACCCTCGCTCACGATCAGAGGAACCACCTCCTGCATCCATGTTGTGCCTGTCGAGCAAAGCAAAGCTCACAGGTCAAGCTTACTGTCATTCAAAAACAGAGAAATACGGCTTAAAAGTGTTTCAAAACCACCATTAATAAGAATTTGGCACGTGCATTTTTAAGTCTAAAGTTGTTTTTGACTCTCCTATGACACTGACCCACATGATGAAATGATCTGCTGCCCAGTTAATAACACTCTGAACTCATTTAAACAGGTAATAACATGCACAGCCatgtttctacattacaaaCATTCCACTCCAAAGCTGATTTAGTCATGAAACAAGAGCGTGTGGAAGTGCAAAAAGACTATGTAGTGAGCTGCCAACCTAGACAGCATTCTGGAGTACAAAGATTGtctttctgcatttattttatcttaaacATAAATCCCAATTGGATTTTCTGCAAGCAATAGTTTTGTTAGAGTAACTTTCAGTTACTGAGTGCACTTTCACGACAATTATAATTTACCATTGTATTTTTACACTCAAATCTAGAAAGttacttggtaacactttacaaatattagttaatgaagaatacttctaaagcattaaGTGTTCAATTGTTGGCAATTTTCACTAAGAAAACAGTTAATTTCACAAGAAACTGCaagtaacacatttaattaaacataacattttgtcGTAGGAAGacttttaatttacagtgctggcctgctgggtagattacttgcaaattgtagtctgttactgattacatgatgaaaactgtagttaatgtaatgtaatctaagttactcattttaggtaatctattctgactactttttaGATTATGTTTTACCGAACTTATTTTAAACTTACCATTAAATGCACCATTTTTGATGTCAAcatcatgaaatgcattaaacatttccCCAGTTTTTCCCAAACTGCACTGGATAAAAAGCtagtaataaaaactaaataaaaacaatttga from Onychostoma macrolepis isolate SWU-2019 chromosome 12, ASM1243209v1, whole genome shotgun sequence encodes:
- the LOC131550769 gene encoding sulfotransferase 2B1-like produces the protein MTEAELYSVYKGVHVPTHLHPSESLKYCEEFTFRPDDILIVTYPKSGTTWMQEVVPLIVSEGDLTPVLTVPNWDRVPWLEEHRAILLNLEQRPSPRVFATHFHHYMMNESYFKTKPRVLYVMRNPKDVFTSSYHYYGMASYLVNPGTQDEFMEKFLDGKIMFGSWFDHVKGWINAEEKESILYIFYEEMIADLKGSVEKIAKFLGKSLSPDVTEKIADHCVFKSMKQNKMSNFSLVPEEYMDQKKSEFMRKGIAGDWKNLFTEAQEQRFNAVYKDKMKDVMFKFMWD